A genomic segment from uncultured Desulfuromonas sp. encodes:
- a CDS encoding nucleoside deaminase: MLQKSCSSMVSLCPPQWLTDEESLLVNPLVSTEERMDWVLSLGRKNSCSGHEGQGGPFAAAVFDADDHRLIAAGVNLVLPAGCSVLHAEIVALIRAEQLLGSHRLDLLAGRHFELVSSTEPCAMCLGAIPWAGIHRLVCGARDEDARAIGFDEGDKPDAWQTKLSQRGIEVVTGVCQQAAISLLQDYRGEHGRLY; the protein is encoded by the coding sequence ATGTTGCAAAAAAGCTGTTCCTCAATGGTCTCACTCTGTCCGCCGCAGTGGTTAACTGACGAAGAGTCGCTGCTGGTTAACCCTTTGGTGTCTACTGAAGAACGGATGGACTGGGTGTTGAGTTTGGGGCGAAAAAACAGTTGCTCTGGTCACGAGGGGCAGGGTGGTCCTTTTGCCGCTGCCGTGTTTGATGCTGACGACCATCGCCTGATCGCTGCGGGGGTGAACTTGGTTCTGCCGGCGGGCTGTTCCGTATTGCATGCTGAAATCGTTGCGCTGATCCGGGCTGAGCAGCTTTTAGGGAGCCATCGACTTGATCTGCTCGCAGGACGGCACTTTGAGCTGGTCAGCTCAACGGAACCCTGTGCCATGTGTCTTGGAGCGATTCCGTGGGCGGGAATTCATCGCCTGGTCTGTGGGGCACGCGATGAAGATGCGCGAGCGATTGGCTTTGACGAGGGAGATAAACCGGATGCGTGGCAGACCAAACTGAGCCAACGTGGCATCGAGGTTGTCACCGGCGTATGTCAGCAAGCCGCTATCTCTCTTCTGCAAGACTATCGTGGTGAGCACGGACGTTTGTATTGA
- a CDS encoding MTH1187 family thiamine-binding protein, translated as MMAVVQISCTPLGEGSGGLSKFVAGCLQLVKESGLKYQLTPMGTILEGELDDIFALVRKMHESPFNAGAQRVSTLIKIDDRRDREHTMERKMRSVQEQLAE; from the coding sequence ATGATGGCAGTCGTTCAAATCAGTTGTACTCCGCTTGGTGAAGGCAGTGGAGGCTTGTCAAAATTTGTTGCCGGTTGTCTGCAACTGGTCAAAGAATCCGGTTTGAAATATCAATTGACCCCGATGGGAACCATTCTCGAAGGGGAACTGGATGATATCTTTGCACTGGTGCGCAAGATGCACGAATCACCATTTAATGCCGGTGCTCAACGGGTCTCAACGTTGATCAAAATTGATGATCGGCGTGACCGCGAACATACCATGGAACGTAAAATGCGTTCCGTCCAAGAGCAACTGGCTGAATAG
- a CDS encoding sulfite exporter TauE/SafE family protein: MTFWAPQVLAGFAILGICAGCLSGLLGIGGGVVLVPLFLWCFHLVGVHPEVLVHCAFATSLAIIIPTSISNTLGHHSRGHVDLHQVFYLAIGSALGALVGAWGASMLSGPILKILFGVMQLAVAAKLVLGGMAPAEKPLIERPASLLAVGGISGAFSAFFGIGGGVIAVPLMVLFLSFPIHLAVGNSSALIVVSSLTGTLAYIYNGWQMPHLPHGAVGFVVVPVVLLVLPFSLVGSRIGVRLAGAFSHARLVKVFAVLLVVVAIRIMATAI; encoded by the coding sequence ATGACATTCTGGGCCCCACAGGTTCTCGCCGGATTTGCGATTCTCGGCATCTGTGCCGGTTGTCTGTCAGGACTTCTGGGGATTGGTGGCGGTGTCGTTCTGGTGCCTCTTTTCCTGTGGTGCTTTCATCTCGTCGGTGTCCATCCTGAAGTCCTGGTCCATTGTGCGTTTGCAACCAGTCTGGCCATTATTATTCCCACCTCCATCAGTAATACATTGGGCCATCATTCCCGTGGACATGTCGATCTGCATCAGGTGTTTTACCTGGCGATTGGTTCAGCACTTGGCGCATTGGTTGGCGCCTGGGGCGCTTCCATGCTCAGCGGGCCGATCTTGAAAATTCTGTTTGGGGTGATGCAGTTGGCGGTTGCCGCCAAACTGGTTTTGGGCGGGATGGCTCCGGCGGAGAAGCCTCTGATTGAACGGCCGGCGTCTCTTCTTGCTGTTGGCGGAATCAGTGGTGCGTTCTCTGCTTTTTTCGGTATTGGTGGGGGCGTCATTGCCGTTCCGTTGATGGTGTTGTTCCTGAGTTTTCCCATTCACCTGGCGGTTGGAAATTCCAGTGCACTGATTGTCGTTTCTTCGCTGACCGGAACGTTGGCGTATATTTATAACGGCTGGCAGATGCCCCATCTTCCTCATGGCGCCGTGGGCTTTGTTGTGGTTCCTGTGGTGCTGCTGGTGTTGCCTTTCTCATTGGTCGGGTCTCGAATCGGAGTACGACTTGCCGGTGCTTTTTCCCATGCTAGACTGGTAAAAGTATTCGCTGTGTTGCTTGTCGTTGTGGCGATTCGTATCATGGCGACGGCCATTTAG
- the amrB gene encoding AmmeMemoRadiSam system protein B produces MIRQPVVSGQFYTDDPYELRQQVDLFLATDKPEKTAYGVMMPHAGYMYSGAIAGETLATVEVPETVLLLGPNHRGVGHPCALYSEGSWKTPLGEVPIAEELAQKLVTAVPQLTQEMQAHRGEHSLEVLLPFLQVKNPRLSIVPLMLGPLSFPILQQLGEGIGAVLKNSGKKILIVASSDMTHYEPSTVARKKDQLALEALLNLDAASLYHQVKSERISMCGVCAAVLMVLISRILGARHASLIRYGDSGDVTGDHSAVVGYAGVVID; encoded by the coding sequence ATGATTCGCCAACCGGTCGTTTCCGGCCAATTCTATACTGATGATCCTTATGAACTGAGACAACAGGTGGACCTGTTCTTGGCAACGGATAAGCCTGAAAAGACGGCCTACGGGGTGATGATGCCTCATGCCGGTTATATGTATTCGGGAGCGATTGCCGGTGAAACTCTGGCGACTGTTGAGGTGCCGGAGACGGTTTTACTGCTCGGCCCGAACCATCGCGGTGTCGGCCACCCCTGTGCACTTTATTCTGAAGGGAGCTGGAAAACACCTCTCGGAGAGGTGCCGATTGCCGAAGAGCTCGCCCAAAAGCTAGTGACCGCAGTTCCGCAATTGACTCAGGAGATGCAGGCCCACCGAGGAGAACATTCGCTGGAGGTTCTGCTGCCTTTTCTTCAGGTGAAAAATCCCCGTTTATCCATCGTTCCTTTAATGCTGGGGCCACTTTCATTTCCTATCTTGCAGCAGTTGGGGGAGGGCATTGGGGCCGTTCTCAAAAATTCCGGCAAAAAAATTCTGATCGTTGCCAGTTCTGATATGACCCATTATGAACCCTCTACGGTTGCTCGTAAAAAAGACCAGCTGGCTCTCGAGGCTTTATTGAACCTCGATGCTGCGTCACTCTATCATCAGGTGAAAAGTGAACGCATCAGTATGTGTGGTGTCTGCGCGGCGGTATTGATGGTGCTGATTTCACGCATTCTGGGGGCGCGCCACGCCAGCTTGATCCGCTATGGCGATTCCGGCGATGTGACGGGAGACCATTCAGCCGTCGTTGGTTACGCCGGTGTTGTCATTGACTGA